The Humulus lupulus chromosome 3, drHumLupu1.1, whole genome shotgun sequence genome window below encodes:
- the LOC133823710 gene encoding uncharacterized protein LOC133823710 yields MKEILSKKKKLEDYEIVALTEEYSAILQKKLPPKLKDLGSFAIPCSIGDSVMTKTLCDLGASVNLIPLSIFWKLKLGEARPTMSLQMADHSVKQPHGVIEDVLVKVCKFIFPADFIILYMEEDANIPIILGRPFLATGRALIDVQKGELKLRVQNEEVTFDVFAATDIPTCCRVDVVCRGGNNLETTKRKTNVEIGSR; encoded by the coding sequence atgaaggaaatCTTGTCAAAGAAAAAGAAGTTGGAGGATTATGAGATAGTGGCACTAACTGAGGAGTATAGTGCTATTTTGcagaagaaactacctcccaagcttaaagatctgGGTAGTTTCGCGATTCCTTGCTCAATAGGAGATTCTGTTATGACCAAGAccttatgtgatttaggggctagtgtAAATTTAATTCCCTTATCTATTTTTTGGAAGCTAAAATTGGGAGAAGCTCGACCCACTATGTCCTTACAAATGGCAGACCACTCGGTTAAGCAACCTCATGGAGTAATTGAGGATGTCTTAGTTAAGGTTTGTAAATTTATCTTCCCTGCTGATTTTATTATTCTATATATGGAGGAAGATGCAAACATTCCCATTATTTTGGGAAGACCATTCTTAGCCACAGGGAGAGCACTAATTGATGTACAAAAGGGGGAGTTAAAGTTGCGAGTGCAAAATGAAGAGGTAACATTTGATGTTTTTGCAGCAACTGatattccaacttgttgtagagtggATGTGGTTTGTAGAGGTGGTAATAATttggaaaccaccaagagaaaaaccAATGTTGAAATTGGTAGTCGATGA